The Cellulophaga sp. L1A9 genome window below encodes:
- a CDS encoding glutamate synthase subunit beta has product MGKITGFLEFDRKVEQYEPVEERIKDYKEFTIPLDAKEMNHQGARCMDCGVPFCHSGCPLGNLIPDFNDAVYRGKWEKAATILHSTNNFPEFTGRLCPAPCEEACVLGINEDPVTIENIEKNIVETAFSKGWIVATPPETRTGKTVAVIGSGPSGLAAAQQLNRAGHLVTVFERDEKVGGLMRYGIPDFKMEKNVIDRRIKVLEDEGIIFKTGVHIGVDIKADALKNDFDALVLCGGATVRRNLPIEGSDLKGVVQAMDFLGQNNRRVDGITDLGEEIKATGKDVVVIGGGDTGSDCIGTSIRHGANSVSNFEIMSKGTPERPEDQPWPFWPMRLRTSSSHKEGAERYFSISTKKFVGDKDGNLKGLITSEVEWIKQPGKRPILKEVEGTEKEWKCNLVLLALGFTGSEMTIADQLGLQADPRTNIKATAKDYMTNIPGVFVAGDQRRGQSLIVWAISEGREAAYHIDTYLMGTKSALPLKGEGDLPRV; this is encoded by the coding sequence ATGGGTAAGATTACAGGATTTTTAGAATTCGATAGAAAAGTGGAACAATACGAACCAGTTGAGGAGCGTATAAAAGATTATAAAGAATTTACCATCCCTCTTGATGCAAAAGAAATGAATCATCAAGGAGCTAGATGTATGGATTGTGGTGTTCCTTTTTGTCATAGTGGTTGTCCATTAGGAAATTTAATTCCTGATTTTAACGATGCAGTATATCGTGGCAAATGGGAAAAAGCAGCGACAATTTTACACTCTACAAATAATTTTCCAGAATTTACAGGTCGTTTATGTCCTGCACCTTGCGAAGAAGCATGTGTGTTAGGGATAAATGAAGATCCTGTTACGATAGAAAATATTGAAAAGAATATTGTTGAAACAGCTTTTTCAAAAGGATGGATTGTAGCTACTCCTCCTGAAACAAGAACAGGGAAAACTGTTGCGGTAATTGGCTCTGGTCCTTCTGGACTCGCAGCAGCACAGCAATTAAATCGTGCAGGTCATTTAGTTACCGTTTTTGAAAGAGATGAAAAAGTCGGTGGATTAATGCGTTATGGGATTCCAGATTTCAAAATGGAAAAAAATGTTATTGACAGAAGAATTAAAGTTCTTGAAGATGAAGGAATCATTTTTAAAACAGGGGTACATATTGGAGTGGATATAAAGGCTGATGCTCTTAAAAATGATTTTGATGCACTTGTTCTATGCGGAGGCGCTACTGTTAGAAGAAACCTTCCTATTGAAGGCTCTGATTTGAAAGGAGTGGTACAAGCGATGGACTTTTTAGGGCAAAATAACAGACGTGTAGACGGAATTACAGACTTAGGTGAAGAAATAAAAGCTACAGGCAAAGATGTTGTGGTTATTGGTGGTGGTGATACGGGTTCAGATTGTATTGGGACTTCTATTAGACACGGGGCTAATTCTGTTTCTAACTTTGAAATTATGTCTAAAGGAACACCTGAGAGACCAGAAGACCAGCCGTGGCCATTTTGGCCTATGCGATTACGCACAAGCTCTTCTCATAAGGAAGGTGCAGAACGTTATTTCAGCATTTCTACAAAGAAATTTGTGGGAGATAAAGATGGTAACTTAAAAGGGTTGATTACTTCTGAAGTAGAATGGATTAAACAGCCTGGAAAACGACCAATTTTAAAAGAAGTTGAAGGCACAGAAAAAGAATGGAAGTGTAATTTAGTTTTACTAGCCTTAGGATTTACGGGCTCTGAAATGACTATTGCCGACCAACTTGGCTTACAAGCTGACCCAAGAACTAATATTAAAGCTACTGCTAAAGATTATATGACAAATATTCCTGGAGTATTTGTTGCAGGAGATCAACGAAGAGGACAATCCCTAATCGTCTGGGCTATTTCTGAGGGTAGAGAAGCAGCATACCATATTGACACCTATTTAATGGGAACAAAATCTGCTTTACCTTTAAAAGGTGAAGGCGATTTACCAAGGGTATAA